Proteins encoded within one genomic window of Formosa agariphila KMM 3901:
- the rplB gene encoding 50S ribosomal protein L2 yields MSVRKLKPITPGQRFRVVNGFDAISTDKPEKSLLAPKKRSGGRNSQGRMTMRYIGGGHKKRYRIIDFKRTKAGIPAEVKSIQYDPNRTAFIALLNYQDGEKAYIIAQNGLTVGQTVVSGQEGIAPEIGNAMPLSQIPLGTIISCVELRPGQGAVMARSAGAFAQLMARDGKFATVKLPSGETRLILVNCMATIGVVSNSDHQLLVSGKAGRSRWLGRRPRTRPVVMNPVDHPMGGGEGKSSGGHPRSRNGIPAKGFRTRSKTKASNKYIVERRKK; encoded by the coding sequence ATGTCAGTAAGAAAATTAAAACCGATCACACCAGGTCAGCGATTTAGAGTAGTAAATGGATTTGACGCCATTTCTACTGATAAGCCGGAGAAAAGTTTATTAGCTCCGAAGAAAAGATCAGGTGGTAGAAACAGTCAAGGAAGAATGACCATGCGCTATATTGGTGGTGGTCATAAAAAAAGGTATCGTATCATTGATTTTAAAAGAACTAAAGCTGGAATTCCTGCTGAAGTAAAATCAATTCAATACGATCCAAACAGAACAGCTTTTATTGCTTTATTAAATTACCAAGATGGTGAAAAAGCATACATTATTGCTCAAAACGGATTAACAGTTGGTCAAACAGTTGTATCTGGGCAAGAAGGTATCGCACCAGAAATTGGTAACGCAATGCCGTTAAGTCAAATTCCATTAGGAACAATTATTTCTTGTGTAGAGTTACGTCCAGGACAAGGAGCTGTTATGGCTCGTAGTGCTGGTGCTTTTGCTCAGTTAATGGCAAGAGATGGTAAATTTGCAACAGTAAAACTTCCATCAGGAGAAACTAGATTAATTTTAGTTAACTGTATGGCTACAATAGGTGTTGTCTCTAACTCAGATCATCAATTACTAGTATCAGGTAAAGCTGGTAGAAGTAGATGGTTAGGTAGAAGACCTCGTACTAGACCAGTAGTGATGAACCCGGTTGATCACCCAATGGGAGGTGGTGAAGGTAAATCTTCTGGAGGTCACCCTCGTTCTAGAAACGGTATACCTGCTAAAGGTTTCAGAACCCGTTCTAAAACAAAAGCGAGTAATAAGTATATTGTAGAACGTAGAAAGAAATAA
- the rpsS gene encoding 30S ribosomal protein S19, with the protein MARSLKKGPYVHYKLDKRVQENVDGGKKTVIKTWSRASMITPDFVGQTIAVHNGRQFVPVFVTENMVGHKLGEFSPTRSFRGHAGAKNKGKK; encoded by the coding sequence ATGGCAAGATCATTAAAAAAAGGACCTTACGTTCATTATAAACTTGATAAGAGAGTCCAAGAAAATGTTGACGGCGGAAAGAAAACAGTAATCAAAACATGGTCTAGAGCCTCAATGATTACTCCAGATTTCGTTGGACAAACTATCGCAGTACATAACGGACGTCAATTCGTTCCTGTATTTGTAACTGAGAACATGGTAGGGCATAAATTAGGAGAATTTTCACCAACACGATCTTTTAGAGGTCATGCAGGTGCTAAAAACAAAGGTAAAAAGTAG
- the rplV gene encoding 50S ribosomal protein L22 translates to MGSRKKQMADAIKEDKKQVAFAKLNNCPTSPRKMRLVADLVRGEKVEKALNILKFSSKEASNRLEKLLLSAIANWQAKNEDASIEDAELIVKEIRVDGGSMLKRLRPAPQGRAHRIRKRSNHVTIVVGANNNIQA, encoded by the coding sequence ATGGGAAGTCGTAAAAAACAAATGGCAGACGCTATTAAGGAAGATAAAAAGCAAGTTGCTTTTGCTAAACTTAATAACTGTCCTACGTCACCAAGAAAAATGCGCTTAGTAGCCGATTTAGTAAGAGGTGAAAAGGTAGAAAAAGCGCTTAATATTTTGAAATTCAGTTCAAAAGAAGCTTCAAATCGTTTAGAGAAATTGTTATTGTCTGCAATTGCAAACTGGCAAGCTAAAAATGAAGATGCAAGTATTGAAGATGCTGAATTAATAGTAAAAGAGATTAGAGTAGATGGCGGATCTATGTTAAAAAGATTACGTCCAGCTCCTCAAGGTCGTGCGCACAGAATAAGAAAGCGTTCTAATCACGTAACTATCGTGGTTGGAGCTAACAATAATATACAAGCTTAA
- the rpsC gene encoding 30S ribosomal protein S3 produces the protein MGQKTNPIGNRLGIIRGWESNWYGGNDYGDKLAEDDKIRKYVHARLSKASISRVIIERTLKLVTVTITTARPGIIIGKGGQEVDKLKEELKKITGKEVQINIFEIKRPELDAFLVGSSIARQIENRISYRRAIKMAIAATMRMNAEGIKIQISGRLNGAEMARSEHYKDGRIPLSTFRADIDYALVEAHTTYGRLGVKVWIMKGEVYGKRELSPLVGLSKKQGKGGPRGGNNNKPRRRK, from the coding sequence ATGGGACAAAAAACAAATCCAATCGGAAATCGCTTAGGAATTATCAGAGGATGGGAATCTAACTGGTACGGAGGAAACGATTATGGCGACAAATTAGCCGAAGACGATAAGATCAGAAAGTACGTTCACGCACGTCTATCTAAAGCAAGTATATCAAGAGTAATTATCGAGAGAACTCTTAAACTTGTAACCGTTACTATAACTACTGCAAGACCTGGTATTATTATCGGGAAAGGTGGCCAAGAAGTAGACAAGTTAAAAGAAGAACTTAAGAAAATTACTGGTAAAGAAGTTCAAATAAACATATTTGAAATTAAAAGACCAGAACTTGATGCATTTTTAGTAGGATCAAGCATCGCTCGTCAAATTGAGAACAGAATCTCTTACAGACGTGCAATTAAGATGGCTATTGCTGCTACAATGCGTATGAATGCAGAAGGAATTAAAATCCAAATTAGTGGTCGTTTAAACGGGGCAGAGATGGCACGTTCAGAACACTACAAAGATGGTCGTATTCCATTATCTACATTTAGAGCCGATATCGATTATGCTTTAGTTGAGGCACATACTACTTATGGTAGATTAGGTGTTAAAGTATGGATCATGAAAGGTGAAGTATATGGTAAAAGAGAGCTTTCTCCGCTTGTTGGATTGTCTAAGAAGCAAGGAAAAGGTGGACCACGAGGAGGAAATAATAATAAACCTCGTCGTAGAAAGTAA
- the rplP gene encoding 50S ribosomal protein L16 — MLQPKRTKFRKQQKGRMKGNSQRGHQLSNGTFGIKSLDSNFLTSRQIEAARIAATRHMKREGQLWIKIFPDKPITKKPLEVRMGKGKGAVEYWAAVVKPGRLLFEVGGVPLDVAKEALRLAAQKLPVKTKFVIARDYEA, encoded by the coding sequence ATGTTACAGCCTAAAAGAACAAAATTTCGTAAACAACAAAAAGGACGTATGAAAGGTAACTCTCAAAGAGGGCACCAATTATCAAACGGAACTTTTGGTATAAAATCACTTGATTCGAATTTTTTAACATCGCGTCAAATAGAAGCAGCACGTATTGCCGCTACACGTCACATGAAGAGAGAAGGACAACTTTGGATTAAAATATTTCCAGATAAGCCTATCACAAAGAAGCCTCTTGAAGTACGTATGGGTAAAGGTAAAGGTGCCGTTGAATATTGGGCAGCTGTTGTAAAGCCAGGTAGACTACTTTTCGAAGTAGGAGGAGTACCGTTAGACGTTGCAAAAGAAGCATTACGTTTAGCAGCTCAAAAATTACCGGTAAAAACTAAGTTTGTTATCGCTAGAGATTACGAAGCATAA
- the rpmC gene encoding 50S ribosomal protein L29, with the protein MKQSEIKELSTAELQEKLGETKKSYSDLKMAHAISPLENPIQLRNVRRDVARIATEITKRELQ; encoded by the coding sequence ATGAAACAATCAGAAATTAAAGAATTATCTACTGCTGAGTTACAAGAGAAACTTGGTGAGACAAAAAAGAGTTATTCAGACCTGAAAATGGCACATGCAATATCTCCTTTAGAAAATCCAATTCAATTACGTAACGTAAGACGTGACGTAGCAAGAATTGCGACAGAAATAACTAAAAGAGAATTACAATAA
- the rpsQ gene encoding 30S ribosomal protein S17, whose protein sequence is MEKRNLRKERVGVVTSNKMQKSIVVAEVKKVKHPMYGKFVLKTKKYVAHDETNDCNIGDTVKIMETRPMSKSKCWRLVEIIERAK, encoded by the coding sequence ATGGAAAAAAGAAATTTAAGAAAAGAACGTGTAGGAGTTGTTACTAGTAACAAGATGCAAAAATCTATTGTTGTTGCTGAAGTTAAAAAAGTAAAACATCCTATGTATGGTAAGTTCGTGTTAAAAACGAAAAAATACGTTGCACACGACGAGACTAACGATTGTAACATTGGAGATACTGTAAAGATCATGGAAACAAGACCTATGAGTAAATCTAAATGTTGGAGACTAGTTGAAATAATTGAAAGAGCGAAGTAA
- the rplN gene encoding 50S ribosomal protein L14, producing MLQQESRLKVADNTGAKEVLTIRVLGGTKRRYASVGDKIVVSVKDATPNGNIKKGAVSTAVVVRTVKEVRRPDGSYIRFDDNACVLLNPTGEMRGTRVFGPVARELRDKQFMKIVSLAPEVL from the coding sequence ATGTTACAACAAGAATCAAGATTAAAAGTAGCAGATAACACTGGAGCAAAGGAAGTTTTAACTATCCGTGTTCTTGGTGGTACTAAAAGAAGATATGCTTCTGTAGGAGACAAGATAGTTGTTTCTGTAAAAGACGCAACACCTAATGGAAACATTAAAAAAGGTGCTGTTTCTACTGCAGTTGTTGTACGTACTGTAAAAGAAGTAAGACGTCCAGACGGATCTTATATCAGATTCGACGACAATGCTTGTGTATTATTAAACCCAACGGGTGAGATGAGAGGTACACGTGTATTTGGACCTGTTGCAAGAGAACTTCGTGATAAACAATTCATGAAAATTGTATCATTAGCACCTGAAGTGCTTTAA
- the rplX gene encoding 50S ribosomal protein L24 has translation MTKLKIKSGDTVKVITGDHKGSEGKVLKVLTDKNKAIVEGVNLVKKHTKPSAQSPQGGIVEKEAPIQISNLSLLTAKGETTRVGYKVEDGKKVRFSKKSNEVI, from the coding sequence ATGACAAAGCTTAAGATAAAATCAGGAGATACAGTAAAAGTAATAACTGGAGATCATAAAGGATCTGAAGGAAAAGTACTTAAAGTATTAACAGATAAGAACAAAGCGATTGTTGAGGGTGTTAACTTGGTGAAGAAACATACTAAGCCAAGTGCACAAAGCCCTCAAGGAGGAATCGTAGAAAAGGAAGCTCCAATTCAAATATCAAACTTATCTTTATTAACTGCAAAGGGTGAAACTACTCGTGTTGGTTATAAAGTTGAAGATGGTAAGAAAGTGAGATTTTCTAAAAAATCTAATGAAGTAATATAG
- the rplE gene encoding 50S ribosomal protein L5 codes for MAYSPRLKEEYKSKVIAALTEEFGYKNVMQVPKLSKIVISKGVGAAVADKKLVDYAVEELTTISGQRAIATISKKDVASFKLRKGMPIGAKVTLRGERMYEFLDRLVTSALPRVRDFGGIKATGFDGRGNYNLGITEQIIFPEIDIDKVNKISGMDITFVTSAETDKEAKSLLTELGLPFQKN; via the coding sequence ATGGCATATTCACCGAGACTTAAAGAAGAGTATAAAAGCAAAGTAATTGCTGCTCTTACAGAAGAATTTGGATATAAGAATGTTATGCAAGTTCCAAAATTATCTAAGATAGTAATATCTAAAGGTGTTGGAGCTGCTGTTGCAGATAAGAAGTTAGTAGACTACGCAGTAGAAGAACTAACAACTATTTCTGGACAAAGAGCTATAGCAACTATATCTAAAAAAGATGTTGCATCTTTCAAATTACGTAAAGGAATGCCAATTGGCGCGAAAGTTACGTTAAGAGGAGAAAGAATGTACGAATTTTTAGACCGTTTAGTTACTTCAGCCTTACCTCGTGTAAGAGATTTTGGCGGAATTAAAGCAACAGGATTTGACGGAAGAGGTAACTATAACCTTGGAATTACAGAACAAATTATTTTTCCAGAAATTGACATTGATAAAGTGAACAAAATTTCAGGAATGGATATTACTTTTGTAACTTCTGCCGAAACTGATAAAGAAGCAAAATCATTATTAACTGAACTAGGTTTACCTTTTCAAAAGAACTAA
- the rpsN gene encoding 30S ribosomal protein S14, with product MAKESMKAREVKRAKTVAKYAEKRKALKEAGDYEALQKLPKNASPVRMHNRCKLTGRPKGYMRTFGISRVTFREMANNGLIPGVRKASW from the coding sequence ATGGCTAAAGAATCAATGAAAGCCCGTGAGGTTAAAAGAGCAAAAACAGTAGCAAAATATGCTGAGAAACGTAAAGCTTTAAAAGAAGCTGGAGATTACGAAGCATTACAAAAGTTACCTAAAAACGCTTCTCCTGTACGTATGCATAATAGATGTAAACTAACAGGAAGACCTAAAGGTTATATGCGTACATTTGGTATTTCTCGTGTAACATTCAGAGAAATGGCAAATAACGGCCTTATACCAGGTGTAAGAAAAGCAAGCTGGTAA
- the rpsH gene encoding 30S ribosomal protein S8: MYTDPIADYLTRIRNAVRANHRVVEIPASNLKKEITKILFDQGYILSYKFDDSSVQGTIKIALKYNKETKEPVIKKIQRISKPGLRKYASSTELPRILNGLGIAIVSTSHGVMTGKQAQAENVGGEVLCYVY, translated from the coding sequence ATGTATACAGATCCAATAGCGGATTATCTAACAAGAATTAGAAATGCTGTGCGTGCTAACCACAGAGTGGTAGAAATACCTGCTTCTAACTTGAAAAAAGAAATCACAAAAATATTATTCGACCAAGGATATATTTTAAGTTACAAATTCGATGATTCTTCTGTACAAGGAACTATTAAAATAGCTCTAAAGTACAACAAGGAAACTAAAGAACCTGTAATTAAGAAGATTCAAAGAATCAGTAAACCAGGTTTACGTAAGTACGCAAGTTCAACAGAACTACCTAGAATTTTAAATGGTCTTGGAATTGCCATCGTTTCTACTTCTCACGGAGTAATGACAGGTAAACAAGCTCAAGCAGAAAATGTAGGTGGTGAAGTTTTATGTTACGTTTACTAA
- the rplF gene encoding 50S ribosomal protein L6: MSRIGNNPVAIPEGITVDVNDNIVTVKGKLGELTQEFSNIAIKVEDGNVIVERSSDKKEEKSKHGLYRALINNMIEGVSKGWTKELELVGVGYRATNQGNKLDLALGFSHNIVLDIAPEVKVETVSEKGKNPIIKLTSHDKQLVGQVAAKIRDFRRPEPYKGKGIKFVGEILRRKAGKSA; this comes from the coding sequence ATGTCAAGAATAGGTAATAACCCAGTCGCAATTCCAGAAGGAATTACAGTTGATGTTAACGATAATATTGTAACAGTAAAAGGAAAATTAGGTGAGTTAACTCAAGAATTTTCTAACATTGCAATAAAAGTTGAAGATGGAAACGTTATAGTTGAACGTTCTTCTGATAAAAAAGAAGAAAAATCTAAACACGGACTTTACAGAGCTTTAATCAATAACATGATTGAAGGAGTAAGTAAAGGATGGACTAAAGAATTAGAATTAGTTGGTGTTGGATATAGAGCTACAAATCAAGGTAACAAACTTGATTTAGCATTAGGATTTTCTCACAATATTGTATTAGACATTGCTCCAGAAGTAAAAGTTGAAACAGTATCAGAGAAAGGTAAAAACCCTATAATCAAATTAACATCTCATGATAAGCAACTTGTTGGACAAGTAGCAGCAAAAATTAGAGATTTTAGAAGACCTGAACCATACAAAGGAAAAGGTATTAAGTTTGTAGGAGAAATATTAAGAAGAAAAGCAGGTAAATCAGCTTAA
- the rplR gene encoding 50S ribosomal protein L18, protein MALTKNERRLRIKSRVRKIVSGTETRPRLSVFRSNKEIYAQVVDDVTGKTISSASSRDKDISAAKGSKAEIATLVGKSVAEKALKAGVDTISFDRGGYLYHGRVKSLAEGAREAGLKF, encoded by the coding sequence ATGGCGTTAACAAAAAACGAAAGACGATTAAGAATTAAAAGCAGAGTCCGTAAAATAGTTTCTGGTACAGAAACTAGACCAAGATTATCTGTTTTTAGAAGTAATAAAGAAATTTATGCTCAAGTAGTAGATGATGTAACTGGTAAAACTATCAGTTCAGCATCTTCAAGAGATAAAGACATTAGTGCTGCAAAAGGATCTAAAGCAGAAATTGCTACTCTAGTAGGAAAATCTGTAGCTGAAAAAGCTTTAAAAGCAGGTGTAGACACTATCTCTTTTGATAGAGGTGGATATTTATACCATGGTAGAGTAAAATCATTAGCTGAAGGAGCTAGAGAAGCAGGACTTAAATTCTAA
- the rpsE gene encoding 30S ribosomal protein S5: protein MYQKYKSAELVKPSGLDLKDRLVGVQRVTKVTKGGRAFGFSAIVVVGDEAGVVGHGLGKSKDVASAIAKAVEDAKKNLVRIPIIKRTLPHEQKGKFGGARVNIIPAAPGTGVIAGGAVRTVLEAVGVHDVLSKSQGSSNPHNVVKATFDALLQLRSAKSIAKDRGVSLEKVFKG from the coding sequence ATGTATCAAAAATACAAAAGCGCAGAGCTAGTAAAACCAAGTGGATTAGATCTTAAAGATCGTTTAGTTGGTGTACAGAGAGTTACAAAAGTAACTAAAGGTGGTAGAGCATTTGGTTTCTCAGCAATCGTAGTGGTTGGTGATGAAGCAGGTGTTGTAGGTCACGGTTTAGGAAAGTCTAAAGATGTTGCAAGTGCTATTGCTAAGGCAGTAGAAGATGCAAAGAAAAATTTAGTACGTATTCCTATTATCAAACGTACGTTACCACATGAACAAAAAGGTAAATTTGGTGGAGCAAGAGTAAACATCATTCCTGCAGCTCCTGGTACAGGGGTAATTGCTGGTGGAGCTGTGAGAACAGTTTTAGAAGCAGTTGGAGTACACGATGTATTATCTAAATCTCAAGGTTCATCAAACCCTCATAACGTTGTTAAAGCAACTTTTGATGCATTACTTCAATTAAGAAGTGCAAAATCAATTGCTAAAGATAGAGGCGTTTCATTAGAAAAAGTTTTTAAAGGTTAA
- the rpmD gene encoding 50S ribosomal protein L30 encodes MGKIKVTKVKSAIKRTQRQKRTLEALGLKRIGQVVEHENTPNILGMVAKVEHLVSVEEA; translated from the coding sequence ATGGGAAAGATTAAAGTAACGAAAGTTAAAAGCGCAATTAAACGTACACAAAGACAAAAAAGAACTTTAGAAGCTCTTGGTCTTAAACGTATTGGGCAAGTCGTAGAGCATGAAAACACACCAAATATTCTTGGTATGGTTGCTAAAGTAGAACACTTAGTTTCTGTTGAAGAAGCTTAA
- the rplO gene encoding 50S ribosomal protein L15: MDLSKLKPAEGSVKNQGKRIGRGQGSGKGGTATRGHKGAKSRSGYSKKLGFEGGQMPLQRRVPKFGFTNINRVEYQGVNLDKLQQLVDEKKINDTVNLDTLMSVGVTGKNDLVKILGRGELKAKLKVTAHKFTASAKAAIEAAGGEAVTL; this comes from the coding sequence ATGGATTTAAGTAAATTAAAACCTGCAGAAGGTTCAGTTAAAAATCAAGGAAAAAGAATAGGTCGTGGACAAGGATCTGGTAAAGGTGGTACCGCTACACGTGGTCACAAAGGAGCCAAATCTCGTTCAGGTTATTCTAAGAAGCTTGGATTTGAAGGAGGTCAAATGCCACTTCAAAGACGTGTTCCTAAATTTGGTTTTACTAATATTAACCGTGTAGAATATCAAGGTGTAAACTTAGATAAATTACAACAGTTGGTTGATGAAAAGAAAATTAACGACACAGTAAATTTAGACACACTAATGTCTGTAGGTGTAACTGGAAAGAATGATCTAGTTAAAATCTTAGGTAGAGGTGAACTAAAAGCAAAATTAAAAGTAACTGCTCATAAATTTACTGCTTCAGCAAAAGCTGCTATCGAAGCGGCTGGAGGAGAAGCTGTAACTTTATAA
- the secY gene encoding preprotein translocase subunit SecY, translating into MKFIETLKNVWKIEELRNRIILTVGLLLVYRFGAQVVLPGIDAAQLETLQSNTDSGLLGLLNAFTGGAFANASIFALGIMPYISASIVVQLMGIAIPYLQKLQKEGASGQKKINQITRWLTIAICLVQAPGYLASLPSLGIPQSAFLLGQGGLFYFSSIIILVTGCIFAMWLGEKITDKGIGNGISLLIMVGIIARMPLSFFQNAASRLEGNNVMLILIELVLWFAIIFASIMLIMAVRKIAVQYARRTATGGYEKNIMGSRQYIPLKLNASGVMPIIFAQAIMFVPGLIGGTSMMKDSAAGQWLQSQFSDIFGFWYNLLFAFLIIIFTYFYTAITVPTNKMADDLKRSGGFIPGIRPGSETSEYLDKIMSQITLPGSIFLALIAVFPAIVVKLMNVQSGWALFFGGTSLLILVGVAIDTMQQVNSYLLNRHYDGLMKTGKNRKAVA; encoded by the coding sequence ATGAAATTTATAGAAACGTTAAAGAATGTTTGGAAAATTGAGGAACTAAGAAATAGAATCATCCTTACGGTTGGTCTATTATTAGTTTATCGATTTGGTGCACAAGTAGTTTTACCTGGTATCGATGCAGCACAATTAGAAACCTTACAAAGTAATACAGATTCTGGATTATTAGGTTTATTAAATGCATTTACAGGAGGAGCCTTTGCTAATGCATCAATATTTGCCTTAGGTATTATGCCTTACATTTCTGCTTCTATTGTAGTGCAATTAATGGGAATAGCAATTCCTTACTTGCAAAAGTTACAAAAAGAAGGTGCTAGTGGGCAAAAGAAAATAAATCAAATCACACGTTGGTTAACAATTGCAATATGTTTGGTACAAGCACCAGGATATTTAGCAAGTTTACCAAGTTTAGGAATTCCACAAAGTGCGTTCTTATTAGGACAAGGTGGTTTATTCTATTTTTCTTCAATAATCATTTTAGTTACTGGTTGTATCTTTGCAATGTGGTTAGGAGAGAAGATTACAGATAAAGGTATTGGTAATGGTATTTCACTATTAATTATGGTGGGTATTATTGCACGTATGCCATTATCGTTCTTCCAAAATGCAGCATCTCGTTTAGAAGGGAATAATGTAATGTTAATCCTTATTGAATTAGTGTTGTGGTTTGCTATTATCTTTGCATCTATTATGCTTATTATGGCAGTTAGAAAAATAGCTGTTCAATATGCAAGACGTACTGCTACTGGAGGTTATGAGAAAAACATTATGGGGTCTAGACAATATATTCCATTAAAACTTAACGCTTCTGGAGTAATGCCAATTATTTTTGCTCAAGCAATTATGTTTGTACCAGGTTTAATAGGTGGAACTTCTATGATGAAGGATTCAGCTGCAGGACAGTGGTTACAATCACAATTTTCTGATATATTCGGATTTTGGTATAACTTATTATTTGCATTCTTAATTATCATATTCACGTATTTCTATACTGCTATTACAGTTCCTACGAACAAAATGGCAGACGATTTAAAACGTAGTGGAGGATTTATTCCAGGGATTCGTCCAGGGTCTGAAACTTCAGAATATTTAGATAAGATTATGTCTCAAATAACATTACCAGGTTCTATTTTCCTTGCACTTATAGCAGTATTTCCTGCCATAGTTGTTAAGTTAATGAACGTACAATCGGGATGGGCCTTATTTTTTGGTGGTACTTCACTATTAATATTAGTGGGAGTTGCAATTGACACGATGCAACAAGTAAACTCTTACTTGTTGAATAGACACTATGATGGCTTGATGAAAACTGGTAAAAATAGAAAAGCAGTAGCTTAA
- the infA gene encoding translation initiation factor IF-1: MAKQAAIEQDGTIIEALSNAMFRVELENGHIVTAHISGKMRMHYIKLLPGDKVKLEMSPYDLTKARITYRY, translated from the coding sequence ATGGCAAAACAAGCAGCAATAGAACAAGACGGAACAATTATAGAAGCATTATCTAATGCTATGTTTCGTGTTGAGTTAGAGAATGGTCACATTGTGACTGCTCATATATCTGGTAAAATGCGTATGCATTACATTAAATTGTTACCAGGTGATAAAGTAAAATTAGAAATGAGTCCTTACGATTTAACTAAGGCTAGAATAACTTATAGATACTAA
- the ykgO gene encoding type B 50S ribosomal protein L36 — MKVRASVKKRSADCKIVRRKGRLYVINKKNPRFKQRQG; from the coding sequence ATGAAAGTAAGAGCATCAGTTAAAAAAAGAAGTGCAGATTGTAAAATCGTGCGTAGAAAAGGTAGACTTTACGTAATTAACAAAAAGAATCCTAGATTCAAACAAAGACAAGGGTAG